One genomic window of Methanobacterium petrolearium includes the following:
- a CDS encoding nicotinate phosphoribosyltransferase: MFHVAEEKEIMKGDITDVYFQRTLEILKNKDINPKIRAEFAAKTLPGECSWAVLAGLEEVALLLKDLPVKVRAMREGTVFYPNQPVLEIEGCYQDFCAFETTILGLLCQATGIATQAARYKKLAGERLVMSFGARRMHPAIAPMIERNAFIGGCDGVSVIKGGEIIGEDPLGTIPHALVICIGSTVDAVKAFDEVIDPDVNRVALIDTFNDEKFECLNVAEAMGEKLYAVRFDTPSSRRGDFYRILEEARWELDLRGFEHVKIFVSGGIKEINLPELNPLVDAYGIGTSISNAPVVDFSMDIVEVDGEPLAKRGKCSGAKNVIRCQECYKDHILPLEKEFSKCECGGKYESLLYPLIKKHKILPKRLEPGKIREYVLGQLKHLPEL; the protein is encoded by the coding sequence ATGTTCCACGTGGCTGAAGAAAAAGAAATCATGAAGGGCGACATCACCGACGTCTACTTCCAGCGGACTCTGGAAATACTGAAAAATAAAGACATCAATCCCAAAATCAGGGCAGAATTCGCTGCCAAAACCTTACCTGGTGAATGTTCCTGGGCTGTTTTAGCAGGTTTAGAAGAGGTGGCTCTGCTTTTAAAGGATCTGCCTGTGAAGGTACGGGCCATGAGAGAGGGTACTGTTTTTTATCCTAACCAGCCTGTTCTGGAGATAGAGGGTTGTTATCAGGATTTCTGTGCTTTTGAAACAACCATACTGGGACTTCTCTGTCAGGCTACTGGTATCGCCACTCAAGCTGCCCGATATAAAAAACTGGCAGGGGAACGTCTGGTGATGAGTTTCGGTGCCCGTAGAATGCACCCAGCCATTGCCCCTATGATAGAAAGGAACGCTTTTATTGGTGGTTGTGATGGTGTGTCCGTTATTAAAGGTGGGGAAATCATAGGGGAAGATCCTTTGGGAACTATTCCCCATGCCCTGGTTATCTGCATTGGTTCTACTGTAGATGCTGTGAAGGCTTTTGATGAGGTGATAGATCCCGATGTTAATCGGGTTGCTCTTATTGACACCTTCAATGATGAAAAATTTGAATGTTTAAATGTAGCAGAGGCCATGGGTGAAAAACTTTACGCTGTGCGTTTTGACACACCTTCATCTCGACGTGGAGATTTTTATCGTATCCTGGAAGAAGCACGATGGGAATTGGATTTAAGAGGATTTGAACATGTGAAAATATTTGTCAGTGGTGGTATTAAAGAAATAAACCTTCCCGAACTTAATCCTCTGGTGGATGCCTATGGAATTGGAACTTCCATCAGTAACGCCCCGGTGGTGGACTTTTCCATGGATATTGTAGAAGTTGATGGAGAACCATTGGCAAAAAGAGGGAAATGTTCCGGGGCTAAAAACGTAATTCGCTGCCAGGAATGTTACAAAGACCATATTTTACCCCTTGAAAAAGAATTTAGTAAATGTGAGTGTGGGGGAAAATATGAAAGCTTACTTTATCCTTTGATAAAAAAACATAAAATCTTACCAAAACGGTTAGAACCAGGAAAAATCAGGGAGTATGTATTAGGACAACTCAAACACCTCCCTGAATTATGA
- a CDS encoding DNA-directed DNA polymerase: protein METKKMVLLDIDYITRGEKAVVRLFGREKNEKEGKSVIVLDKGFKPYIYVVPHDLDKCQEQIIEELNIPQVEKVKMKDLGQEKDFIKVTLNHPQDVPKLRDKIRDLSEVKDIREHDIPFYRRYLIDKRLFPMAEVEVQGNVINPHEMDIQDVPANTSTCVMELEGEIFPVSSEFPDLNILSLDIEVYNPKGMPNSETDPIIMISLSSNQGLQKVLSTAESPLNFVETLDDEAAMLKRFVDIVEEENPDLLIGYNSDNFDFPYIRDRASLLDVPLKLGTDGSSLKFMKRGFANAALVKGRVHVDIYLIMRRYLHLDRYTLERVYLELFGKEKHDIPGDEIHEYWTAGGKKLERLFRYSLDDAVTVTEIGEKMLPLTQELTRIVGQPFFDVARMTTGQMVEWYLIRKAYEQGEVVPNKPSSSQYSNRRGKRATGGYVKDPVKGLHENIVYFDFRSLYPSIIISKNVSPDTLVNECESGKCHVSPERGYMFLKEPTGFVPSIIGNILNERVRLKTMMKESEDEKEKKILNVQQEALKRLANSMYGVYGYSRFRWYRLECADAITAWGRAYIKKTMAQAEEFGFKPVYADTDGFYAVYQD, encoded by the coding sequence ATGGAAACCAAAAAAATGGTGCTCCTGGATATAGACTACATCACCAGGGGCGAAAAAGCTGTGGTAAGACTTTTCGGAAGAGAAAAAAATGAAAAAGAAGGAAAATCCGTTATCGTACTTGACAAAGGATTCAAACCCTACATTTATGTAGTGCCCCATGACCTGGACAAATGTCAGGAACAAATAATAGAAGAACTGAATATTCCCCAGGTTGAAAAAGTGAAAATGAAAGACTTGGGACAGGAAAAAGATTTCATAAAAGTCACTTTAAACCATCCCCAAGACGTTCCCAAGTTAAGAGATAAAATACGAGATTTATCTGAAGTCAAAGATATAAGAGAGCACGATATTCCTTTTTACCGTAGATACCTAATAGATAAAAGATTGTTTCCCATGGCTGAAGTGGAAGTTCAAGGGAATGTTATCAACCCCCATGAAATGGATATTCAAGATGTCCCGGCTAACACCAGTACCTGTGTCATGGAATTGGAAGGTGAAATTTTCCCGGTTAGCTCTGAGTTTCCAGATCTTAATATTCTCAGCCTGGACATTGAAGTTTACAATCCCAAGGGTATGCCCAACTCAGAAACAGACCCTATCATAATGATCAGCCTTTCCAGTAATCAGGGGCTGCAGAAAGTGTTATCCACTGCTGAATCTCCATTAAATTTTGTTGAAACTCTTGATGATGAGGCAGCGATGCTTAAAAGATTTGTGGATATTGTTGAAGAGGAAAATCCAGATCTTCTCATTGGTTATAACTCTGATAACTTTGATTTTCCCTACATCCGGGATCGGGCATCACTCCTGGACGTCCCCCTGAAACTGGGTACTGATGGTTCTTCTCTTAAATTTATGAAAAGAGGTTTTGCCAACGCTGCCCTGGTAAAAGGCAGAGTACATGTTGATATTTACCTTATCATGCGCCGTTATCTTCATTTGGACCGTTACACTCTAGAAAGAGTCTATTTAGAGCTTTTCGGCAAAGAAAAACACGACATTCCAGGTGACGAAATACATGAGTACTGGACTGCAGGAGGGAAAAAACTGGAAAGACTTTTCAGGTATTCCCTGGATGATGCAGTGACTGTGACGGAGATTGGGGAGAAAATGCTACCTTTGACCCAGGAACTTACCAGGATAGTGGGTCAACCATTTTTTGATGTGGCCCGTATGACCACTGGACAAATGGTGGAATGGTATCTTATCCGCAAAGCATATGAACAGGGTGAAGTGGTGCCTAACAAACCATCATCATCACAGTATTCAAATCGGAGAGGTAAAAGAGCCACCGGAGGCTACGTGAAGGATCCAGTTAAGGGCCTTCATGAAAACATTGTTTACTTTGATTTCCGTAGTTTGTATCCCAGTATCATCATCTCCAAAAATGTTTCACCCGACACCCTGGTGAATGAATGTGAATCTGGAAAATGCCATGTCTCCCCTGAAAGAGGATATATGTTTCTTAAAGAGCCAACTGGCTTTGTTCCATCTATAATTGGTAACATTCTCAATGAAAGGGTGCGTCTTAAAACCATGATGAAAGAATCAGAGGATGAAAAGGAAAAAAAGATTCTGAACGTTCAACAGGAAGCCCTGAAAAGGTTGGCTAACTCCATGTATGGAGTTTATGGTTATTCACGTTTCAGATGGTACCGTCTGGAATGTGCAGATGCCATCACTGCCTGGGGAAGGGCTTATATTAAAAAAACCATGGCTCAAGCAGAAGAATTTGGTTTCAAACCAGTGTATGCAGATACCGATGGTTTTTACGCTGTTTATCAGGATTAA
- a CDS encoding nitroreductase family protein, with protein sequence MDVFEAITERKSIRKYKKAAVEADKLETVLESARIAPSASNRQEWKFLVVKDQDTRDKLIGAANGQKFVGQAPVTIVACSTESERVMPCGQYAYPVDLSIAVSFMILEATELGLGTCWLGAFDEEKVKEILSIPKDIRVPAMFTLGYADEKPALRRRKDLNNIVCYETYR encoded by the coding sequence ATGGATGTTTTTGAAGCAATCACTGAAAGGAAAAGTATTAGGAAATATAAAAAAGCGGCAGTTGAGGCAGATAAACTAGAAACAGTATTGGAATCCGCCCGTATTGCACCATCTGCTTCTAACAGGCAGGAATGGAAGTTTTTGGTGGTAAAGGATCAGGACACCCGTGATAAACTTATTGGAGCAGCAAATGGCCAAAAGTTTGTGGGACAAGCACCAGTAACTATTGTAGCCTGTTCAACAGAATCTGAAAGAGTCATGCCCTGCGGACAGTACGCTTATCCTGTTGATCTATCCATTGCCGTGTCTTTCATGATACTGGAAGCCACTGAACTCGGTTTGGGGACCTGCTGGCTAGGGGCATTTGATGAAGAAAAAGTCAAAGAAATTTTAAGTATCCCCAAGGATATCCGAGTGCCTGCCATGTTTACATTGGGATATGCCGATGAAAAACCCGCGTTACGACGTAGAAAAGACTTAAATAATATTGTATGTTATGAAACGTACCGATAA
- a CDS encoding class I SAM-dependent methyltransferase, whose product MEEKSLDQLLKEKFDQGAEEYDQQRKHVIPCLEDLYQVTADLSTVETSQPNILDLGAGTGLLTSYVYNRYPQGSFTLLDLSGEMLDIARARFQNLDNFSYVAVNYLKHDFEGFFDIVVSSLSIHHLKHQDKKFLYHKVYEHLNPGGVFINADQVLGPHPANEDEYQQNWMDKIDVGYLTESEKKTIYDRMELDNPASLEDNLKWLDEIGYQDVDVYYKYYNFVVLYGKK is encoded by the coding sequence TTGGAAGAGAAAAGTCTTGACCAGTTGTTAAAGGAAAAATTCGACCAAGGGGCTGAGGAATATGACCAGCAACGGAAACATGTTATTCCCTGTCTGGAGGATCTTTACCAGGTAACAGCCGATTTATCCACAGTTGAAACTTCTCAACCAAACATACTTGATCTGGGCGCTGGTACCGGGCTTCTAACCAGTTACGTCTATAATCGATACCCGCAAGGTAGTTTCACCCTCCTGGATTTATCAGGAGAAATGCTGGACATTGCCAGGGCCAGATTCCAAAACCTGGATAATTTCAGTTATGTGGCGGTAAACTACTTAAAACATGATTTTGAGGGATTTTTTGATATTGTGGTTTCATCCCTTTCCATTCATCACCTGAAACACCAGGATAAAAAGTTCTTATACCATAAAGTGTATGAACATTTGAATCCTGGCGGTGTCTTCATTAATGCTGACCAGGTTCTGGGACCACACCCTGCCAATGAAGACGAATATCAGCAGAACTGGATGGATAAAATAGATGTAGGTTACCTCACTGAATCTGAAAAAAAGACCATATATGACCGTATGGAACTGGATAATCCTGCCAGTCTAGAAGATAACCTGAAGTGGCTGGATGAAATTGGTTACCAGGATGTGGATGTTTATTACAAGTACTACAATTTTGTGGTGCTTTATGGTAAGAAATAG
- a CDS encoding ABC transporter ATP-binding protein, translating into MTKNAIEVNNLTKKFKDFTAVDNLYLTVKEGEIFGFLGPNGAGKSTTIRMLCTLAQPTSGSAKVAGYDLIKDSAKIRQNIGLVAEKMIMYDRLTAAENLRFFGKLYSIPKQRLEERINELFQLVDMQEWKNTQINKFSTGMKQRINVIRALLPEPKILFMDEPTLGLDPQTTFSIRDITRQINQDGVTVILTTHAMTEAEALSDRVAIIDHGKIAALDTPENLKNMISQGDANVFGTKISNLTSELVNKIKSMDVVTAVAQQDDYNLKISAQGENALNEIIDTIRDEGGNIASVTNSNESTLEDVFLAVTGKQMRDQATEKATPVHHRHGPAPKARVR; encoded by the coding sequence ATGACAAAAAATGCGATAGAGGTAAATAATCTCACAAAAAAGTTCAAAGACTTTACAGCAGTGGATAATTTATATTTAACTGTAAAAGAGGGTGAAATTTTCGGGTTCCTGGGACCCAACGGTGCTGGTAAGAGTACTACCATAAGAATGTTATGTACCCTGGCCCAACCCACATCAGGATCTGCAAAAGTCGCGGGTTATGACTTGATTAAGGATTCTGCTAAAATTCGCCAGAATATTGGCCTGGTTGCAGAGAAGATGATCATGTACGACCGTCTTACTGCCGCTGAAAACCTACGTTTTTTCGGAAAATTATACTCAATACCAAAACAAAGGTTGGAAGAAAGAATAAATGAATTATTTCAACTGGTTGATATGCAGGAATGGAAAAACACTCAAATAAACAAGTTTTCAACAGGTATGAAGCAACGAATCAATGTAATCCGGGCTTTACTACCCGAACCCAAAATACTGTTCATGGATGAACCCACACTGGGTCTTGACCCGCAGACCACATTTTCAATAAGGGATATAACCCGTCAAATAAATCAAGACGGAGTGACAGTGATTTTAACCACGCATGCCATGACTGAAGCAGAAGCACTCAGTGATCGGGTGGCCATAATTGATCATGGTAAAATAGCTGCATTGGACACCCCAGAAAACCTTAAAAACATGATTTCACAGGGAGATGCCAATGTATTCGGCACCAAAATTTCCAACCTGACCTCGGAACTAGTTAATAAAATTAAATCCATGGATGTAGTCACAGCAGTGGCACAACAGGACGATTATAATCTAAAAATCAGTGCACAGGGCGAAAATGCTCTTAATGAAATTATTGACACCATCCGTGATGAAGGGGGCAACATAGCCTCAGTAACTAATAGCAATGAATCAACACTAGAAGATGTTTTCTTGGCAGTTACTGGTAAACAAATGCGCGATCAGGCCACTGAAAAAGCAACCCCAGTACACCATAGGCATGGGCCTGCCCCGAAAGCAAGAGTAAGGTGA
- a CDS encoding GNAT family N-acetyltransferase — protein MHLEKMDKNKHDSLKVSELIYEADVNTFDFFFDNKENTSRKLEKLVTEGNNSLGYEQIYVVSDENSQILGVMVYSFGWKFDKKKELKVLFKNFNILDSSRFIMIDILDSIFLSDLEDDDYYYAIIAVDEKSRGQGIGSFILNEGIKLARENKCKRVVLDVDMENEGALRLYKRFGFRKFNEKILSLLGWEKGAYHMEYLL, from the coding sequence ATGCATCTTGAAAAAATGGATAAAAATAAACATGATTCATTAAAGGTTTCAGAACTTATTTACGAGGCTGATGTGAATACTTTCGATTTTTTCTTTGATAACAAGGAAAACACCTCTCGAAAACTTGAGAAATTGGTAACAGAAGGGAATAACAGTCTAGGTTATGAGCAAATTTATGTTGTAAGTGATGAAAACTCTCAAATTTTGGGGGTGATGGTCTATTCATTTGGGTGGAAATTCGATAAAAAGAAAGAATTAAAGGTTCTTTTCAAGAATTTTAACATCTTAGATTCTTCACGGTTTATAATGATTGACATATTAGACAGCATTTTCCTATCTGATCTGGAAGATGATGATTATTATTACGCAATCATAGCTGTAGATGAGAAATCAAGGGGACAGGGCATAGGTTCATTTATCCTAAATGAGGGAATAAAACTGGCCAGGGAAAATAAGTGTAAACGGGTCGTTTTAGATGTTGATATGGAAAATGAAGGTGCTTTACGATTGTATAAAAGATTTGGATTTAGAAAATTCAATGAAAAAATATTATCGTTACTGGGATGGGAAAAAGGGGCGTATCATATGGAATATTTACTTTAA
- a CDS encoding PadR family transcriptional regulator, translating into MWDEWRNKWDNWRNIHEKIHKLHNLGGLRIWILHVLDHGPKNGVEIMDAIKEHYDAINEMYQKRTQEFGSDHYDHHFQKTMRRGPCRPSPGSVYPMLKKMVDEGLIKKIEDGKYDLTEEGRETIVDLFDGLQRPDGHIGDRGTFVTEHVLTEMNRYVAFLEDIKKEKLAPHKEMIGELGERLKKMEESLPDE; encoded by the coding sequence ATGTGGGATGAGTGGAGAAATAAATGGGATAACTGGAGAAATATCCATGAAAAAATACATAAACTCCATAATTTGGGAGGTTTAAGAATATGGATACTCCACGTTCTTGATCACGGCCCAAAAAATGGTGTAGAGATAATGGATGCCATAAAAGAACATTATGACGCCATAAATGAAATGTATCAAAAGCGAACACAAGAGTTTGGAAGTGATCACTATGATCACCACTTTCAAAAAACAATGAGACGTGGTCCATGCCGCCCTTCACCGGGTTCAGTATATCCCATGCTTAAAAAAATGGTTGATGAAGGCTTAATAAAAAAAATTGAAGATGGAAAATATGATTTAACCGAGGAAGGACGGGAAACAATCGTTGATCTTTTCGATGGTTTACAGAGACCCGATGGTCACATAGGAGATAGGGGAACTTTCGTTACGGAACATGTTTTAACAGAGATGAATCGCTATGTGGCCTTTCTGGAAGACATAAAAAAAGAGAAACTCGCACCACACAAGGAAATGATAGGAGAATTAGGTGAAAGATTAAAAAAAATGGAAGAATCACTTCCAGATGAATAA
- a CDS encoding GNAT family N-acetyltransferase, with protein MVNVRFIDTGPEALGLVQPLWEKLNKHHLNQKSDFQEYYANFTFPERKEVLLKKSNNKDMLISLAEDKDLGILVAYCITTISRENEGEIDSIYVEEKYRSLGVGRELMKRSLMWMDEKGTKIRKVMVAIGNQEAVSFYEGYGFHPRALRLEQPINHDKKVIND; from the coding sequence ATGGTAAACGTTAGATTCATTGACACTGGGCCTGAAGCTCTGGGTTTAGTCCAACCATTATGGGAGAAACTCAACAAACATCACTTGAATCAAAAATCAGATTTCCAGGAATATTATGCAAACTTTACCTTCCCTGAACGTAAGGAAGTTCTCCTGAAAAAGTCTAATAACAAAGACATGCTCATTAGTCTGGCTGAAGATAAAGATTTGGGAATTCTGGTGGCATACTGTATCACCACAATATCCCGTGAAAATGAGGGGGAAATTGATTCCATCTATGTTGAAGAGAAATATAGGTCTTTGGGCGTTGGTAGGGAGTTAATGAAACGTTCTCTGATGTGGATGGATGAAAAAGGCACCAAGATCAGGAAAGTGATGGTTGCTATTGGTAACCAGGAAGCTGTGTCATTTTATGAAGGTTATGGATTTCATCCCAGGGCCCTAAGACTTGAACAACCAATTAATCATGACAAAAAGGTAATTAATGATTAA
- a CDS encoding winged helix-turn-helix transcriptional regulator, whose translation MTIDGENHDYICSVEAAINEIGGKWKSLVLCSLKDGKLRFNEINKKLPEITQRMLTKTLRELEKDQLINRKVYPEVPPKVEYSLTPKGESVLPILDSLCEWGKKYSTNKVE comes from the coding sequence ATGACTATTGATGGGGAAAACCATGATTATATCTGTTCAGTAGAAGCCGCTATTAATGAAATAGGTGGAAAATGGAAATCATTGGTATTATGCTCTTTAAAAGACGGTAAACTTAGATTTAACGAGATTAATAAAAAGTTACCTGAAATTACCCAAAGAATGCTGACAAAAACCCTGAGAGAATTGGAAAAAGACCAGTTAATCAATAGAAAGGTTTACCCCGAAGTACCCCCTAAAGTTGAATACTCACTTACCCCTAAAGGAGAATCTGTACTGCCCATCTTAGACTCATTATGTGAGTGGGGGAAAAAATATAGCACAAATAAAGTTGAATGA
- a CDS encoding 4Fe-4S double cluster binding domain-containing protein, with protein MDSPENFNKLDHDLRIIAHKKGADFYGVADLSPAHDFIRDQGGDEVASYPLGISLGIRIMDSIVDELPHRKERSVAVNYRHHGYQVINRRLDFLASCLGSYIQNAGYHALPLPASERYDDERICAVFSHKLTAHLAGHGWIGKSCMLITPEAGPRVRWITILTDAPLRVTGTPMDEKCGNCTECVEICPVSSFTGTSFQEDEPRKTRYDARKCEKYLNEGEEWSVCGLCIYICPHRRK; from the coding sequence ATGGATTCTCCAGAGAATTTCAACAAATTAGATCATGATTTAAGGATAATTGCCCATAAAAAAGGGGCAGATTTTTATGGAGTGGCAGACCTATCACCAGCCCACGATTTTATTAGGGATCAAGGTGGGGATGAGGTTGCTTCCTATCCCCTGGGCATTTCACTGGGCATACGGATTATGGATAGTATTGTGGATGAGCTTCCCCATCGAAAAGAGCGTTCAGTGGCGGTTAACTACCGCCATCACGGTTATCAAGTTATAAACCGTCGATTGGATTTCCTGGCATCTTGTTTAGGTAGTTATATTCAAAATGCAGGTTATCATGCTCTGCCTTTACCTGCATCTGAACGATATGATGATGAACGGATATGTGCTGTTTTTTCTCATAAGTTAACCGCCCACTTGGCAGGTCATGGCTGGATTGGTAAAAGTTGTATGCTGATAACACCCGAAGCAGGCCCCAGGGTGAGGTGGATAACAATACTCACCGATGCACCACTCAGGGTAACTGGGACTCCCATGGATGAAAAATGTGGTAATTGTACTGAATGTGTGGAAATATGTCCGGTCAGTTCATTCACCGGCACATCATTCCAGGAAGATGAACCCCGAAAAACACGTTATGATGCTAGAAAATGTGAAAAATATCTTAATGAAGGGGAAGAATGGAGTGTTTGTGGATTGTGCATTTATATCTGTCCACATAGAAGGAAATAG
- a CDS encoding GNAT family N-acetyltransferase: MEKIVSQEWNADWEKDIKPNLIKTWDKGEKKVIEKNDIPIGYFWFEKHSKKKEIFINSMQIIERCQRKGIGDMIMKWLINEAKNGDLRYIRGVVQTKNIFARKFFEKNKFQHVNKTESGLLVEKEIL; this comes from the coding sequence ATGGAAAAAATTGTTTCCCAGGAATGGAACGCAGATTGGGAAAAAGATATTAAACCAAATCTTATTAAAACATGGGATAAAGGGGAAAAGAAGGTTATTGAGAAGAATGACATTCCCATTGGCTATTTCTGGTTTGAAAAACATTCTAAGAAAAAAGAAATTTTTATCAACTCAATGCAGATAATTGAAAGATGCCAAAGAAAAGGCATAGGGGATATGATCATGAAATGGCTTATTAATGAAGCCAAAAATGGTGATTTAAGATATATTAGAGGTGTGGTTCAAACAAAAAATATTTTTGCAAGGAAATTTTTCGAAAAAAACAAATTTCAACATGTCAATAAAACTGAAAGTGGTTTGTTGGTTGAAAAAGAGATTTTATGA
- a CDS encoding epoxyqueuosine reductase: MNAKTIKNITLELGADLCGIASVERFQDAPVGFNPLDIYSNCKSAIVFAKRVPTGSLSAESCVPYTHVNNIVTMEVDRIGVELCLILEDSGVEAVSIPSDDPSEYWEAEYQYARGILSLRHAGYLAGLGVMGKNTLLVNEKYGNMIQIGAVLVDIELKNDPIVDFTVCKENCRLCIDKCPQKALDGETVNQKNCRILSNFITERGFVLKKCNLCRIVCPNVLGSTK, translated from the coding sequence ATGAATGCAAAAACAATTAAGAATATAACATTAGAACTCGGTGCAGATCTTTGTGGAATCGCCAGTGTAGAAAGATTTCAAGATGCTCCTGTAGGATTTAACCCATTAGACATTTATTCTAACTGTAAATCTGCGATAGTTTTCGCCAAAAGAGTTCCAACTGGTTCTTTGTCTGCTGAAAGCTGTGTGCCATACACTCACGTAAACAACATAGTCACCATGGAAGTTGATAGGATCGGGGTTGAACTATGCCTGATTTTAGAAGATTCTGGAGTAGAAGCTGTTTCGATACCCTCTGATGATCCGTCAGAATACTGGGAAGCTGAATATCAGTACGCCAGAGGTATTCTATCATTGCGTCATGCCGGTTATTTAGCAGGACTGGGGGTTATGGGAAAAAACACACTTCTGGTAAATGAAAAATATGGCAATATGATCCAGATAGGGGCGGTTCTGGTTGATATCGAGCTGAAAAATGATCCAATAGTAGATTTTACTGTTTGCAAGGAAAATTGCCGTCTTTGCATAGACAAGTGCCCTCAAAAAGCTTTAGATGGTGAAACAGTTAACCAAAAAAATTGTAGAATCTTATCAAACTTTATAACAGAAAGAGGGTTTGTTTTAAAGAAATGTAATTTATGTAGAATTGTTTGCCCTAATGTTTTAGGATCAACTAAATAA
- a CDS encoding prenyltransferase/squalene oxidase repeat-containing protein, with the protein MKLKINPIPKLLSCDNPSIEYFTRRDILNEEVGSVKDLWKLPPVLKILRKQENNGSWEYPSKIRENLRSREDYDQFQTYKTLGILVEKYGLNGDHYKIQKAAEYLFNCQTPEGDFRGIYGNQYATTYSPAIMELLIKAGYANDKRIKKGFQWLLSIRQEDGGWIIPFRTAGMNLKEALTVDEPNSPDKTRPFSHLVTGMVLRAFAAHPKYRESEEARKAARLLASRFFLSDKYPDRKDKKYWKRVSYPFLFTDIISALDSLSFFEFNTDNPNIHEGLSFLKKKQTNEGLFDLHIVRGSDKDLKYWICLAVSRLFKRYG; encoded by the coding sequence GTGAAATTAAAAATAAACCCTATCCCCAAGTTACTATCCTGCGATAATCCCTCAATTGAGTATTTCACCCGTCGAGACATTTTAAATGAAGAAGTAGGATCCGTCAAGGATCTATGGAAACTTCCCCCTGTTTTGAAGATCCTCCGAAAACAGGAAAATAATGGGTCCTGGGAATATCCGAGCAAAATCAGGGAAAATTTGCGTTCAAGGGAGGATTATGACCAGTTCCAGACCTACAAAACTTTAGGAATACTTGTTGAGAAATATGGTCTTAATGGGGATCATTACAAAATCCAAAAAGCAGCTGAATACTTATTCAATTGTCAAACCCCTGAAGGAGATTTTAGAGGGATCTATGGCAACCAGTATGCCACCACCTACTCTCCTGCCATCATGGAACTTTTGATAAAAGCAGGTTATGCAAATGACAAACGCATCAAAAAGGGGTTTCAATGGTTACTTTCCATACGGCAAGAAGATGGAGGTTGGATCATCCCCTTCCGTACTGCTGGAATGAACCTGAAAGAAGCATTAACAGTTGATGAACCTAATTCACCAGACAAAACCCGACCATTTTCGCATTTGGTGACTGGTATGGTGCTTCGGGCATTTGCAGCACATCCAAAATATCGTGAATCTGAAGAAGCCAGGAAGGCGGCGAGATTACTGGCCAGCAGATTCTTCCTGTCGGATAAATATCCTGACCGAAAAGACAAAAAATATTGGAAAAGAGTTTCCTATCCTTTTTTGTTCACTGATATTATCAGTGCTTTGGATTCATTGTCTTTTTTTGAATTTAATACGGATAATCCCAATATACATGAAGGATTAAGCTTTTTGAAGAAAAAACAAACCAATGAAGGACTTTTTGACTTGCATATTGTCAGGGGAAGTGATAAGGATTTAAAATACTGGATTTGCCTTGCTGTCAGTAGATTGTTCAAAAGATATGGTTAA